One genomic segment of Marinitoga piezophila KA3 includes these proteins:
- a CDS encoding EscU/YscU/HrcU family type III secretion system export apparatus switch protein, translated as MDKKVVAMKYDELTDEVPVVIAKGINHIAEKILEIAKENNIPIMKNTKVVESLYSMDIPSEIPEDMYSIVAKIIAYVMKLDNENTGGIL; from the coding sequence ATGGATAAAAAGGTTGTTGCAATGAAATATGATGAACTAACAGATGAAGTGCCAGTAGTTATTGCAAAAGGCATAAATCATATAGCTGAAAAAATACTTGAAATAGCAAAGGAAAACAATATTCCTATAATGAAAAATACAAAAGTAGTGGAATCTCTGTATTCAATGGATATTCCTTCAGAAATTCCAGAAGATATGTATTCCATTGTGGCAAAGATAATTGCTTATGTTATGAAACTCGATAATGAAAATACAGGAGGTATTTTATGA
- a CDS encoding tetratricopeptide repeat protein has protein sequence MKNYKYAIVYLDLKPEYAKLYNLPVKLPVLVEDMKKVANKNKLPLDVILRGLEAQYEISKDEYYKSYLVYFYYEAFKEALNKDDFEQANYYLNAAKKLGGEDYRFNFYRALLLKKSEQEELAELELKEALVKNPNFHLGHFELGNLMFERKLYDEALEAYKNALELNPEFLLPKLKIADVYIENGLFSEAIQELNELLEKDPGFVAAYVRLGILFNQLQRYEDAALIQEKGLKIDSENVELLYNLGFTYARLGKHLKAVEVLKKAAEISETDYILHELAIAYRNIGEYIKSYDTAKKAYNVAKKENKNLIALFLIKILSIIGNYEDIEKYYNELKDTEFMVSAKTFLMFAYISEGEIEKAKQLANELNNYGLYGNMVSILDKVEKYVDYLESIADEKYTIPLINSFDEEGFIDKLGLYENLKKNNIEIESLLNDEINEEISGLELITNALLLSGIDYGLGERVATLLARYLWKDGKGLFITRFLLRIYQDKVFGNFSTLDVFISDIIEEMKDLHFGLSRLLADYELNLIDFDGLIEYNLSEFEDIIKVIISYMHIKPLKSEIENEEFEDSKVQSLLLWLANLDELIKI, from the coding sequence ATGAAAAATTACAAATATGCAATTGTATATCTTGATTTAAAACCAGAATATGCAAAATTATATAATCTTCCAGTAAAATTGCCAGTGCTTGTTGAAGATATGAAAAAGGTTGCAAATAAAAACAAATTGCCTCTCGATGTCATCTTAAGGGGTTTGGAAGCTCAATATGAAATATCAAAAGATGAATATTATAAGAGTTACCTTGTATATTTCTATTATGAAGCATTTAAAGAAGCGCTTAATAAAGATGACTTTGAACAGGCAAATTATTATCTTAATGCAGCGAAAAAGCTTGGTGGTGAAGATTATCGTTTTAACTTTTATAGGGCTTTGTTGTTAAAAAAAAGCGAGCAGGAAGAATTAGCTGAACTTGAATTGAAAGAAGCTCTTGTAAAGAATCCAAATTTTCATCTTGGTCATTTTGAACTTGGTAACCTTATGTTTGAAAGGAAATTATATGATGAAGCTCTTGAAGCATATAAAAATGCCCTTGAATTGAATCCTGAATTCCTTTTGCCAAAATTAAAGATAGCTGATGTATATATTGAAAATGGGTTATTTTCTGAAGCTATTCAGGAGCTTAATGAGCTTCTTGAAAAAGATCCGGGATTTGTTGCAGCATATGTTCGTCTTGGAATATTATTCAATCAATTGCAAAGATATGAAGATGCTGCATTAATTCAGGAAAAAGGATTAAAAATAGATTCTGAAAATGTGGAATTGTTATATAATCTTGGATTTACCTATGCACGTTTGGGAAAACATCTTAAAGCTGTAGAAGTGCTTAAAAAGGCTGCAGAAATTTCAGAAACAGATTATATATTACACGAATTGGCAATTGCCTATAGAAATATAGGAGAATATATAAAATCTTATGATACAGCTAAGAAAGCATATAATGTTGCTAAAAAAGAAAATAAAAATTTAATAGCTTTATTTTTGATAAAAATATTATCTATAATAGGTAATTATGAAGATATAGAAAAATATTATAACGAATTGAAGGATACTGAATTTATGGTTTCAGCAAAAACATTTTTAATGTTTGCATATATTTCAGAAGGTGAAATTGAAAAGGCAAAACAACTGGCAAATGAGTTAAATAACTATGGTTTGTATGGAAATATGGTTTCAATATTGGATAAGGTTGAAAAGTATGTAGATTATTTAGAAAGTATAGCAGATGAAAAGTATACAATACCACTAATCAATTCTTTTGATGAAGAAGGGTTTATTGATAAATTAGGATTGTATGAAAATTTAAAGAAAAATAACATTGAAATAGAAAGTTTATTAAATGATGAAATAAATGAGGAAATTTCTGGGTTAGAATTAATTACAAATGCGTTATTATTAAGTGGTATAGATTATGGTTTAGGCGAAAGAGTTGCAACATTATTGGCGAGATATTTATGGAAAGATGGAAAGGGACTGTTTATAACAAGATTCTTATTAAGAATTTATCAGGATAAAGTTTTTGGCAATTTTAGCACACTTGATGTGTTTATAAGCGATATAATAGAGGAAATGAAAGATTTGCATTTTGGCCTTTCGAGATTGCTTGCAGATTATGAGTTAAATTTAATAGATTTTGATGGGTTAATAGAATATAATTTAAGTGAGTTTGAGGATATAATAAAAGTAATAATTTCATATATGCATATAAAGCCATTAAAAAGCGAAATTGAAAATGAAGAGTTCGAAGATTCAAAAGTTCAATCGCTATTATTATGGTTAGCCAATCTTGATGAACTAATAAAAATTTAA
- a CDS encoding Ig-like domain-containing protein: MKNLRGILLGIIILILFVAGCTLKQDQKPVIQLVEPNSDIIDSGFNFHLKISDDVYLKGLTIMINNSEKIEVVRNPEFSILNDGLDLMSSFKINVLNDKSIELISLKPYPIDEIPDGEILHILITAEDNIDNKTELEKDLKVVRKPIIKLLPSEEAYDTVEGTFDIMAYIKDIDAEGKEDLSEYSINLYHKGNLIDSTLSPVEMKYNEHDKDATVTTQTFEAYRYPVGDTLELKISATDRASNTVTLEKEIKVGGKAPEITIIKPNMLSSGATIVNIEAMVTDDVEIKSVRLLVNDVDINGDIHIKSLDAPALTLDEFKKKEYVKKVFITKNNVELKDSETRIIIEAEDRAGNIVSKGFKIVIVNNENSPTKRFKIVKEW; encoded by the coding sequence ATGAAGAATCTAAGGGGTATATTATTGGGGATAATTATCCTGATATTATTTGTAGCAGGTTGTACGTTAAAACAGGATCAAAAACCTGTTATTCAGTTAGTAGAGCCTAATTCTGATATTATAGATAGCGGTTTTAATTTTCATTTAAAAATTTCAGATGATGTATATTTAAAAGGTTTGACGATTATGATAAATAATTCTGAAAAAATAGAAGTGGTAAGAAATCCTGAATTTAGTATTTTAAATGATGGCCTTGATTTAATGAGTTCTTTTAAAATTAATGTATTAAACGATAAGTCAATAGAATTAATATCATTAAAACCATATCCTATAGATGAAATCCCTGATGGGGAAATATTACATATACTTATAACAGCTGAAGATAATATTGATAATAAAACAGAATTGGAAAAAGACTTAAAGGTTGTTAGAAAGCCTATTATTAAATTACTTCCTTCGGAAGAAGCATATGACACAGTAGAAGGTACATTTGATATAATGGCATATATAAAAGATATAGATGCTGAAGGGAAAGAGGATTTAAGCGAATATTCAATAAACTTATATCATAAAGGTAATTTAATAGATTCAACACTTTCTCCAGTTGAAATGAAATACAATGAACACGATAAGGATGCTACGGTTACAACGCAAACATTTGAAGCATATAGATATCCTGTTGGCGATACACTTGAGTTAAAAATTTCAGCAACTGATAGAGCATCAAATACAGTAACTTTAGAAAAGGAAATAAAAGTTGGGGGAAAAGCTCCGGAGATAACAATTATAAAACCAAATATGTTATCCTCAGGTGCAACAATTGTTAATATAGAAGCAATGGTTACAGATGATGTTGAAATAAAGTCAGTAAGATTATTGGTTAATGATGTAGATATAAACGGAGATATACATATAAAATCACTTGATGCGCCAGCATTAACGCTTGATGAATTTAAAAAGAAAGAATATGTAAAAAAGGTTTTTATAACTAAAAACAATGTGGAGCTTAAAGATTCAGAAACAAGGATTATAATCGAAGCTGAAGATAGAGCCGGTAATATTGTTTCGAAAGGATTTAAAATTGTTATAGTCAATAATGAAAATTCACCAACAAAGAGATTTAAAATAGTAAAAGAGTGGTGA
- a CDS encoding methyl-accepting chemotaxis protein, producing the protein MKINGKILLFVSLILIISFSVFLFYSVIQSQNALEESFVSKLIVARDSKSMFLKNTLSLIEKDLEYFSKLPVIMQDFNDIVAQETMFKSMGDTENFLKELREVYYEKNPYKEREKLINFFYDENFDESKISDAAQTDLYPYNSTHEDLHPLLTKFVDTKDIYYDIYLVSKDGNILYSVKKNEDFATNLKNGKYKNTQLGILFNILESSGDTKVHFSDIGKYNAGNKKYGFFAGIKILNDYDEVSGYFIVYIDTNYLESALKDKSGMGKTGITYIVGTDKYLRSNLPDKEVLLTQKANTKPVEKALKGETGWMVSNNFEGKKVLSAYAPFQFKEVKWAFISEVSVEEAFAASKKIRNSLIFMSLIIILISILLSLIFSRKITNPLVNLSKKVDKFASGDFTVDFKIEGKDEVALIANSLKNMSDNLRDTTLWMLEAGKKIEESSEILAKISEKTASLNDNVLKKSQLIESNSENASATTEELTSGVNEVSTAAQNVSETAAEISRSVNNTTQLTQDGEKSIIKIAEIIDNAVKKSKETEKTVAVLAEKAQNIGEIVETITSITEQTNLLALNAAIEAARAGEAGKGFAVVADEIRKLAEESRKATEEIAKILNEIKDGAAKANQATDDTVKVISQVEISADEIQRKFSEILERVESINARVEDLTASAQQQSASTEEMAAATDKTAQMILEISKEVSDITREIEDESLEIENVSEKAMDLSKLVEQLNERLKKFKI; encoded by the coding sequence ATGAAAATAAACGGAAAGATTCTGTTGTTTGTTTCTCTCATACTTATTATTTCCTTTTCTGTTTTTCTTTTTTATAGCGTTATTCAATCGCAAAATGCTTTGGAAGAAAGTTTTGTTAGTAAATTGATAGTTGCGCGTGATTCAAAGAGTATGTTTTTAAAAAACACCTTATCTTTAATAGAAAAAGATCTTGAGTATTTTTCAAAACTTCCAGTAATAATGCAGGATTTTAATGATATTGTAGCTCAGGAAACAATGTTTAAAAGTATGGGGGATACTGAAAATTTCTTAAAAGAATTAAGAGAAGTATATTATGAAAAAAATCCTTATAAAGAAAGAGAAAAGCTGATAAACTTTTTTTACGATGAAAATTTCGATGAATCAAAAATTTCAGATGCTGCACAAACAGATTTATATCCCTACAATTCAACCCATGAAGATTTACATCCTCTTTTAACGAAATTTGTTGATACAAAAGATATTTATTATGATATTTATCTTGTGTCAAAAGACGGAAATATACTATACTCTGTAAAAAAGAATGAAGATTTTGCTACAAATTTGAAAAATGGAAAATATAAAAATACTCAACTTGGAATTTTATTTAATATATTAGAAAGTTCTGGAGATACAAAAGTACATTTTTCAGATATAGGTAAATATAATGCCGGCAATAAAAAATATGGTTTTTTTGCAGGAATAAAAATCTTAAATGATTATGATGAAGTATCTGGATATTTTATAGTATATATTGATACAAATTATCTTGAATCTGCTTTAAAAGATAAAAGTGGAATGGGAAAAACCGGTATTACATATATCGTGGGAACAGATAAATATTTAAGAAGCAATCTTCCAGATAAAGAGGTATTATTAACTCAAAAAGCCAATACAAAGCCTGTAGAAAAAGCATTAAAAGGTGAAACAGGCTGGATGGTATCAAATAATTTTGAAGGGAAAAAAGTCCTCAGTGCTTATGCTCCATTTCAATTTAAAGAAGTAAAATGGGCGTTTATTTCAGAAGTTTCTGTTGAGGAAGCATTTGCAGCATCTAAAAAGATAAGAAATTCCCTGATTTTTATGTCTTTGATTATTATTTTAATTTCAATATTATTGTCTCTAATTTTTTCCAGGAAAATTACCAATCCTCTTGTAAATCTCAGCAAAAAAGTTGATAAATTTGCTTCTGGAGATTTCACTGTGGATTTTAAAATTGAAGGTAAAGATGAAGTAGCCTTAATAGCAAATTCATTAAAAAATATGTCAGATAATTTAAGAGATACAACATTATGGATGCTTGAAGCTGGTAAAAAAATAGAAGAATCTTCAGAAATTTTAGCGAAAATTTCAGAAAAAACGGCTTCTCTCAATGATAATGTATTAAAAAAATCGCAATTAATTGAATCTAATTCTGAAAATGCTTCAGCAACAACAGAAGAATTAACTTCAGGAGTAAATGAAGTTTCTACAGCAGCTCAAAATGTTTCTGAAACCGCTGCTGAAATTTCAAGATCAGTAAATAATACAACTCAATTGACGCAGGATGGAGAAAAATCAATTATAAAAATTGCTGAAATTATAGATAATGCAGTAAAAAAATCCAAGGAAACAGAAAAAACGGTTGCAGTTTTGGCTGAAAAAGCTCAGAATATTGGAGAAATTGTGGAGACAATTACCAGTATAACCGAACAGACAAATCTACTTGCTCTAAATGCAGCAATAGAAGCAGCAAGAGCTGGAGAAGCAGGAAAAGGTTTTGCTGTTGTTGCTGATGAAATTAGAAAGTTAGCAGAAGAAAGTAGAAAGGCTACTGAAGAAATAGCCAAAATATTAAATGAAATAAAAGATGGCGCTGCAAAAGCCAATCAGGCTACAGATGATACTGTAAAAGTTATAAGTCAGGTTGAAATAAGTGCAGATGAAATTCAAAGAAAATTCTCAGAGATACTTGAAAGAGTTGAAAGCATTAATGCAAGAGTAGAAGATTTAACAGCAAGTGCGCAACAACAAAGTGCTTCAACAGAAGAAATGGCTGCAGCTACAGATAAAACGGCACAAATGATATTGGAAATATCAAAAGAAGTATCAGATATAACAAGAGAAATTGAGGACGAAAGTCTGGAAATAGAAAATGTCAGTGAAAAAGCTATGGATTTATCGAAACTTGTAGAACAATTAAACGAAAGACTTAAAAAATTTAAGATTTAG
- a CDS encoding adenosylcobalamin-dependent ribonucleoside-diphosphate reductase — translation MTEIFNLDDFLDHFINISPSENAERILRDRYFLKDGEGNYLEHSWEDITRRVSRYIASAEILYTEDIEEIRNVEKKFYKLLKSRVFLPNSPTLFNSGKTLPLEIFKKPLEEMTIEDYKRIYNSRNRHNMLSACFVVPLEDSMEGIFEAVKDAALIQKYGGGVGYDFSVLRPKDSSIAGTGGKSSGPISFMNVFNTTASTIEQGGARRGAQMAVMRYDHPDVIDFINSKKNNDGKSVLNYFNISVNFDNPEEFLKKLENDEEIELSHPNSNIKKTIKARELFDLIANNAWKSGDPGMLFLGRHNKYYALSDVTPVSATNPCGEEPLPPYGSCNLGSIDLAKVVDFVNLGNPDHENNELFKDLIYWCSRFLDDVIDINVYPLEEIDKVSKEQRFIGLGIMGLADALFKKELAYNSEEGRRFMAESTAQFAYYSHLASTELAKERGSFPLFDRSKYKKGFIPFAMLKDDFSENIRKWNELIRKHFFNEAKEFKRNVQVNTVAPTGSISNIADTSSGIEPNFMLAYIRYMTDKEGNRVPLPYMNRILKEKLDGELTSELEAEIIEKGSVQNIEGISEEIKRVFVTAMDISGEDHLMAQHMIQSYLDASCSKTINLPKEATVDDIKNIYKMAMELSLKGITIYRDGSLETQVLTKAKKKDDKKVTFFVLDEKHKLRARPRKDTLKSVTRKYKTGSGTVYITVSFDDNGEAIEIFLSDGTETAEIIGRLSSIALRSGVSADEILEQLSKVKGTYCKGISGEIKKALEDFEDLWKDNEGDIEVFHVGKPLSREEVEKFVHANKLEYTKGYYIDNEGNTYCPTCLSKNSLLMTEGCISCKTCGWSKCS, via the coding sequence GTGACTGAAATTTTTAATCTTGATGATTTTCTTGACCATTTTATAAATATTTCTCCATCTGAAAATGCTGAAAGGATATTACGAGATAGATATTTTCTTAAAGATGGAGAAGGTAATTATCTTGAACATAGCTGGGAAGATATTACAAGGAGGGTTTCAAGATATATAGCCAGCGCTGAAATTTTATATACGGAAGATATTGAAGAAATAAGAAATGTTGAAAAGAAATTTTATAAACTTCTTAAAAGTCGTGTTTTCCTTCCCAATAGTCCAACATTATTCAATTCTGGAAAAACTTTGCCATTAGAAATATTTAAAAAGCCCTTAGAAGAAATGACTATTGAAGATTATAAAAGAATATATAATTCAAGAAATAGACATAATATGTTATCTGCGTGTTTTGTTGTTCCATTAGAAGACTCTATGGAAGGAATATTTGAAGCTGTTAAAGATGCAGCTTTAATTCAAAAATATGGCGGTGGTGTGGGATATGATTTTTCTGTTTTAAGACCAAAAGATAGTTCTATTGCTGGCACAGGTGGAAAATCATCTGGTCCAATAAGTTTTATGAATGTCTTTAATACTACCGCTTCAACAATAGAGCAAGGTGGAGCAAGAAGAGGCGCTCAAATGGCTGTTATGAGATATGACCATCCTGATGTAATTGATTTTATTAATTCAAAAAAGAATAATGATGGTAAGTCTGTATTAAACTATTTCAATATCTCCGTTAATTTCGATAATCCAGAAGAATTCTTAAAAAAGTTAGAAAACGATGAAGAAATTGAACTTAGTCATCCGAATTCAAATATAAAAAAAACAATAAAAGCAAGAGAGTTATTTGATTTAATTGCAAATAATGCATGGAAATCAGGCGATCCCGGAATGCTATTTTTAGGAAGGCACAATAAGTATTATGCACTAAGCGATGTAACTCCTGTAAGTGCTACTAACCCATGCGGTGAGGAACCTCTTCCTCCATATGGAAGTTGTAATCTTGGTTCTATTGATCTGGCTAAGGTTGTGGATTTTGTTAATCTTGGAAACCCTGATCATGAAAATAACGAGCTTTTCAAGGATTTAATTTACTGGTGCAGCCGCTTTCTTGATGATGTTATAGATATTAACGTTTATCCACTTGAAGAAATAGATAAGGTTTCAAAGGAACAACGATTTATTGGTCTCGGTATTATGGGCCTTGCTGATGCTTTGTTTAAAAAGGAATTAGCTTATAATTCTGAAGAAGGAAGAAGGTTTATGGCTGAAAGTACTGCACAGTTTGCATATTATTCACATCTTGCAAGTACTGAATTAGCTAAAGAAAGAGGAAGTTTCCCTCTATTTGACAGATCAAAATACAAAAAAGGATTTATTCCTTTTGCCATGCTCAAAGATGATTTTTCAGAAAATATAAGAAAGTGGAATGAGCTTATTAGAAAACATTTCTTTAATGAAGCAAAAGAATTTAAAAGAAATGTGCAGGTTAATACTGTTGCACCAACAGGATCAATTTCAAATATTGCAGATACTTCAAGTGGTATAGAACCAAATTTTATGCTTGCATATATTAGATATATGACAGACAAAGAAGGTAATAGAGTCCCTTTACCATATATGAACAGAATTCTAAAAGAAAAATTAGATGGAGAACTCACCAGTGAGTTAGAAGCAGAGATTATAGAAAAAGGGAGTGTTCAAAATATTGAAGGTATTTCCGAGGAAATAAAACGCGTTTTTGTAACTGCCATGGACATTTCAGGTGAAGATCACTTAATGGCTCAACATATGATTCAAAGCTATCTTGATGCATCATGTTCCAAAACCATTAACCTTCCTAAAGAAGCAACTGTTGATGATATTAAAAATATATATAAAATGGCTATGGAATTAAGTTTAAAAGGAATTACAATATATAGAGATGGCTCATTAGAAACACAGGTTTTAACCAAAGCAAAAAAGAAAGACGATAAAAAGGTTACTTTCTTTGTTCTTGATGAAAAGCATAAATTAAGAGCAAGGCCAAGAAAGGATACTTTAAAAAGCGTAACAAGAAAATATAAAACAGGATCAGGAACGGTATATATTACAGTTTCATTTGATGATAACGGTGAAGCAATAGAAATATTCCTTTCTGATGGTACAGAAACCGCAGAAATTATAGGAAGACTTTCATCCATCGCTTTGAGATCAGGTGTCTCAGCAGATGAAATTTTAGAGCAGCTGTCAAAAGTAAAAGGTACATATTGTAAAGGTATTTCTGGTGAAATTAAGAAAGCACTTGAGGATTTCGAAGATTTATGGAAAGACAACGAAGGAGATATTGAGGTATTTCATGTTGGAAAACCTTTAAGTAGAGAAGAAGTTGAAAAGTTTGTTCACGCTAATAAACTCGAATATACAAAAGGCTATTATATAGATAACGAAGGTAATACATATTGTCCTACCTGTCTAAGCAAAAATTCCCTGTTAATGACAGAAGGATGTATTTCATGTAAAACCTGCGGATGGTCTAAATGCTCTTAA
- a CDS encoding TetR/AcrR family transcriptional regulator, with product MKGVKERIMDAAVELFYKKGFAATGVREIAKKAGVSTSMINYHFGSKMGILKEIMEVLFEKLIEEFKVTNLDGKPLEERIRIAIKALVKSIKNNEKMFRIMLMQIPDEESDLIEYRASKVREIIYSVFKNHFEGFGDEKHFEILGPALSGMIFSHFILKDIIPQVSGIEYPENFYDTYADYIADLYLHGALSIINKNK from the coding sequence TTGAAAGGTGTAAAGGAAAGGATTATGGATGCAGCAGTAGAGTTGTTTTATAAAAAAGGATTTGCCGCAACAGGAGTTAGAGAAATTGCAAAAAAAGCTGGTGTAAGCACATCAATGATTAATTATCATTTTGGTTCAAAAATGGGGATTTTGAAAGAAATAATGGAAGTTCTTTTTGAAAAGCTTATTGAGGAATTTAAAGTTACAAATCTTGATGGGAAACCGCTTGAAGAGAGGATAAGAATTGCTATTAAAGCTCTTGTAAAATCAATAAAAAACAATGAAAAGATGTTCAGAATTATGCTCATGCAAATTCCTGATGAAGAAAGTGATTTAATTGAATACAGGGCATCTAAGGTAAGGGAAATTATTTATAGCGTGTTTAAAAATCATTTTGAAGGATTTGGAGATGAAAAACATTTTGAAATTTTAGGTCCAGCATTGAGCGGTATGATTTTTTCGCATTTTATTTTAAAGGATATTATTCCCCAGGTCTCAGGAATAGAATATCCAGAAAATTTTTATGACACTTACGCAGATTATATTGCAGATTTATATCTTCATGGAGCATTAAGCATTATCAATAAAAATAAGTAA